Proteins from a genomic interval of Arthrobacter sp. CAN_C5:
- a CDS encoding universal stress protein — MRYVVGFTNNDRGRDALALATSLARTQGASIDLVTVLDRPQDGSVGAGTGRAMAALEEAIQGIPGGVEVVPHVKLADSFAEGLLEVAAELEAGLIVIGAASNGLLRRFTVGSVANAVLHSSPVPVGLAPRGYRHRDRMTRLSCAVGTRAGAEAVLDVAVDSAARRGMPLRLISLVALDINEQADTGEAINLAHQHANTVLARAGAQLPEGHETTITVAHGRTIEQAIDDIEWDPGEIVFVGSSRLAKRSQLFLGSTANKMLRALPIPMIVVPRDWNLPAA, encoded by the coding sequence ATGCGTTATGTAGTGGGTTTCACCAACAATGATCGTGGCCGTGATGCCCTGGCTCTGGCGACGTCGCTTGCGCGCACGCAGGGTGCGAGTATCGACCTGGTGACGGTGCTGGACCGTCCGCAGGACGGCAGCGTCGGGGCAGGTACGGGCCGTGCGATGGCCGCCCTCGAGGAAGCCATCCAGGGGATCCCCGGCGGCGTCGAAGTGGTTCCCCACGTGAAGCTCGCCGACTCGTTTGCCGAAGGCCTGCTGGAGGTTGCCGCGGAACTGGAAGCTGGGCTGATTGTGATTGGCGCGGCCAGCAATGGTTTGCTGCGCCGGTTCACCGTGGGCAGCGTGGCCAATGCAGTTCTGCATTCGTCCCCTGTCCCGGTGGGGCTGGCTCCCCGCGGCTACCGTCACCGCGACCGGATGACCCGGCTGTCCTGCGCCGTCGGTACCCGCGCGGGTGCGGAAGCTGTTCTGGACGTGGCGGTCGACTCGGCAGCTCGCCGGGGCATGCCGTTGCGCCTGATCTCCCTGGTGGCACTGGACATCAACGAGCAGGCTGATACCGGGGAAGCAATCAATCTGGCGCACCAGCACGCCAATACGGTGCTGGCCCGTGCGGGGGCACAGCTGCCGGAAGGCCACGAAACGACTATCACCGTGGCTCACGGCCGGACTATCGAGCAGGCCATCGATGACATCGAGTGGGATCCGGGAGAGATTGTCTTTGTCGGCTCGAGCCGGCTGGCCAAGCGGAGCCAACTTTTCCTGGGCTCCACTGCCAACAAAATGCTGCGTGCGCTGCCTATCCCGATGATCGTCGTTCCACGGGACTGGAACCTGCCGGCCGCCTAG
- the rarD gene encoding EamA family transporter RarD — MTPTETARQRQPRSENSTGILYGIGAYGLWGLLPLYFMILLPATAIEIVANRVLWSLVFCALLLTVMRSWRTVWAAASNPRILGTLAIAALLIAVNWFVYTYGVTTGHAIEAALGYFINPIVSVLLGVLVLREKLRRLQWAAVGMGIIAVVVLAIGYGNVPWIALTLAFSFGFYGFVKKRVGSRVDALSSLSIETAVLTPIAAVVMIWLTFSGAATVLTEGPGHFWIMAAAGVITAVPLLFFGAAARRLPLTTIGLLQYLAPVLQFLLALFVFKEEMPLERWIGFGLVWVALAMLTIDMLRTVRKNSRPRRTRAAAVVEETAKV, encoded by the coding sequence GTGACTCCTACCGAAACCGCTCGCCAGCGTCAGCCCCGAAGCGAAAATTCGACGGGCATCCTCTACGGAATCGGCGCCTACGGCCTCTGGGGGCTGCTGCCGCTGTACTTCATGATCCTGCTGCCGGCGACGGCCATCGAAATTGTCGCCAACCGGGTCCTCTGGTCACTGGTGTTCTGCGCCCTGCTCCTGACCGTGATGCGTTCCTGGCGGACTGTCTGGGCCGCGGCGTCCAATCCACGGATCCTCGGCACCCTGGCCATCGCCGCACTGCTGATCGCCGTGAACTGGTTCGTCTACACGTACGGCGTGACCACTGGCCACGCGATCGAAGCCGCCCTCGGCTACTTCATCAACCCGATTGTTTCGGTACTTCTGGGGGTACTGGTCCTGCGGGAGAAACTGCGGAGGCTGCAGTGGGCAGCGGTCGGCATGGGCATCATCGCGGTGGTGGTCCTGGCCATCGGCTACGGCAACGTGCCCTGGATTGCCCTGACGCTAGCCTTCTCGTTCGGCTTCTACGGTTTCGTGAAGAAGCGGGTCGGGTCCAGGGTGGATGCACTGTCGAGCCTCAGCATCGAAACCGCCGTCCTGACCCCGATTGCCGCCGTGGTCATGATCTGGCTGACCTTTTCCGGGGCTGCGACAGTCCTGACCGAGGGGCCGGGACATTTCTGGATCATGGCGGCCGCTGGAGTCATCACCGCCGTTCCACTGCTCTTCTTCGGCGCCGCCGCACGTCGGCTGCCCCTGACCACGATCGGCCTCCTGCAATACCTGGCACCGGTCCTGCAGTTCCTGTTGGCCCTGTTCGTGTTCAAGGAAGAGATGCCGCTGGAACGCTGGATCGGATTTGGTCTGGTCTGGGTTGCCCTCGCGATGCTCACCATCGACATGTTGCGCACTGTCCGAAAGAACTCCCGCCCCCGCCGCACCCGCGCCGCCGCAGTGGTTGAGGAGACCGCGAAGGTCTGA
- a CDS encoding TetR/AcrR family transcriptional regulator translates to MPATSDPSGATTSDAGSSAAATSGTGTSDTVTSGGATSSGGATSGATTSGAATAPGRREQNKLDTRRAIAGSALDLARTHGLGKFTVDQVAAEAGVSRRTFFNYFHSAEEALTTSTDAFLELAAAEFMARPTAEPLLDAMIAALAAISKTDNLGVCGELFRMAEGSPELMRSQLHSWERAEARIRQVVDERTGGNLDPLYLLAFVGAVLSCVKAAMQVWAASANESLNDSADDLEEQIVDALTMLRDGFNNPI, encoded by the coding sequence ATGCCTGCTACGAGCGACCCGTCCGGTGCAACCACGTCCGACGCCGGCTCCTCCGCTGCGGCCACCTCCGGCACTGGCACCTCCGACACCGTCACTTCCGGCGGGGCCACCTCTTCCGGCGGGGCCACCTCCGGTGCAACCACCTCCGGCGCGGCCACTGCGCCAGGACGCCGGGAGCAGAACAAGCTCGACACGCGTCGGGCCATCGCGGGCTCAGCCCTCGATCTCGCCCGCACCCACGGGCTGGGCAAATTTACTGTGGACCAGGTCGCAGCGGAGGCCGGAGTCTCCCGCCGCACCTTCTTCAACTATTTCCACAGTGCTGAGGAAGCCCTCACCACCTCCACCGACGCGTTTCTGGAGCTGGCCGCGGCAGAATTCATGGCCCGGCCCACTGCTGAGCCCCTGCTGGACGCCATGATCGCCGCGCTGGCAGCTATCTCGAAGACCGACAACCTGGGTGTCTGTGGCGAGCTTTTCCGGATGGCCGAGGGCAGCCCCGAGTTGATGCGCAGCCAACTGCACTCCTGGGAGCGGGCTGAAGCCCGGATCCGCCAGGTAGTCGACGAACGCACAGGCGGCAACCTGGACCCGCTGTACCTGCTCGCCTTTGTCGGTGCCGTCCTCTCCTGCGTCAAAGCAGCCATGCAGGTCTGGGCCGCCTCCGCGAACGAATCGCTCAACGACTCGGCCGATGATCTGGAGGAACAGATTGTCGACGCGTTGACAATGCTGCGCGACGGCTTCAACAACCCCATCTAA
- a CDS encoding DUF779 domain-containing protein has product MSIEASIVLPGEDFSRVALTEPAVELLRKLWEIHGPLMFHQSGGCCDGSSPMCYPAGEFITAEADVLLGVLDISGGTPGETQLIEFWMSREQFEYWKHTHLTVDVVVGRGSGFSVEAPEGKRFLIRSRLMF; this is encoded by the coding sequence GTGAGCATCGAGGCCAGCATTGTCCTACCCGGTGAGGATTTCTCACGGGTAGCACTGACCGAGCCAGCCGTGGAGTTGCTGCGGAAACTATGGGAAATCCATGGCCCGTTGATGTTCCACCAGTCGGGCGGCTGCTGCGATGGCTCCTCGCCGATGTGCTACCCGGCGGGGGAGTTCATCACCGCGGAGGCCGACGTCCTGCTGGGTGTGCTGGACATCAGTGGCGGAACCCCTGGGGAGACGCAACTCATCGAGTTCTGGATGTCCCGTGAGCAGTTCGAGTACTGGAAACACACCCATCTGACGGTGGACGTGGTGGTGGGACGGGGGAGCGGCTTCTCGGTCGAGGCTCCGGAGGGGAAGCGGTTCCTCATCCGCTCCCGCCTGATGTTCTAG
- a CDS encoding universal stress protein, protein MDYIVGYTADERGRDAVSLAVALARRQDAKLQLVMVMPEHSPFNAVYPPERGFESILSAQLQEWLAEGLAMIPDDVTARAHVISADSQAGGLIDAAVDSGASLIIIGASSRGLRKRFNVGSVAGTLLHASPVPVALAPQGYRRLDPITRLTCAVGTRVGADEVIAVAVDSAARRKLPLRLVSLVALDPSSGADGADTAAVEAAHEHANTRLAQAAASLAAGGQVSVEVVSGSTVEEAIGALAWDEGEILLVGSSRLAQHSRLFLGVTANKILRALTVPMVVVPRDYRSDDNQSLQPERSVTKRSDAGEGRDVQPTEVSQ, encoded by the coding sequence ATGGACTACATCGTCGGGTACACGGCTGACGAGCGCGGCCGCGACGCCGTGAGCCTCGCCGTCGCCCTCGCCCGCCGCCAGGACGCGAAGCTGCAGCTCGTCATGGTGATGCCCGAACACTCACCCTTCAACGCCGTCTACCCTCCCGAGCGCGGCTTCGAGAGCATCCTGTCCGCACAGCTGCAGGAATGGCTGGCGGAGGGTCTGGCCATGATTCCCGACGACGTCACCGCCCGTGCGCACGTCATCAGCGCTGATTCGCAGGCAGGCGGCCTGATCGACGCAGCAGTGGACTCGGGTGCCTCGCTGATCATCATCGGTGCAAGTTCCCGTGGGCTGCGCAAGCGGTTCAACGTGGGCAGCGTCGCGGGGACGCTGCTGCACGCATCCCCGGTTCCGGTGGCCCTGGCGCCACAGGGCTACCGGCGGCTTGACCCAATCACCCGGCTCACCTGTGCCGTGGGGACGAGGGTCGGCGCCGACGAGGTCATCGCCGTCGCCGTCGACTCCGCAGCCCGGCGGAAACTGCCCTTGCGGCTGGTTTCGCTGGTAGCCCTGGACCCGTCGTCAGGCGCTGACGGAGCCGATACTGCGGCGGTGGAGGCCGCCCACGAGCACGCCAACACCCGGTTGGCCCAGGCGGCCGCCTCGCTCGCAGCGGGAGGCCAGGTCAGCGTCGAGGTGGTGAGCGGGTCAACCGTCGAGGAAGCCATCGGCGCGCTCGCGTGGGATGAGGGCGAGATCCTCCTGGTCGGGTCGAGCCGGCTGGCCCAGCACAGCAGACTATTCCTCGGCGTGACCGCCAACAAGATCCTGCGGGCCCTGACCGTGCCAATGGTTGTGGTGCCACGCGACTACAGATCCGACGATAACCAGTCGCTCCAACCGGAGCGATCTGTCACGAAGCGCTCCGATGCCGGTGAGGGCAGGGACGTCCAACCTACCGAGGTGTCACAGTGA
- a CDS encoding aldehyde dehydrogenase family protein — protein sequence MTVYAQPGHDGSKITFKPRYENWIGGEWVAPIKGQYFENISPVNGKAFCEVARGTAEDIELALDAAHKAAPAWGKTSVAERAAILNRVADRIEENLEMLAVAETWDNGKPIREVLAADLPLAADHFRYFASAVRAQEGRLSQLDEDMTAYHYHEPLGVVGQIIPWNFPILMATWKLAPALAAGNAVVLKPAEQTPTSILVLMELLSDILPPGVLNVVNGFGVEAGKPLASSKRIRKIAFTGETTTGRLISQYASQNLIPVTLELGGKSPNIFFGDVADKNDAFYDKALEGFALFAFNQGEVCTCPSRALVQDSMYDSFMADAVARTEKMIQGNPLDTDTQVGAQASNDQLEKILSYFDIGRQEGAKILIGGERITLDGDLSEGFYVKPTIFEGTNSMRVFQEEIFGPVVSVTRFSDYDEALQIANDTLYGLGAGVWSRNGNVAYRAGREIQAGRVWVNNYHAYPAGAAFGGYKSSGIGRENHTMMLDHYQQTKNLLVSYSEDRLGFF from the coding sequence ATGACTGTGTACGCCCAGCCCGGCCATGACGGATCCAAGATCACTTTCAAGCCGCGGTACGAGAACTGGATCGGCGGCGAATGGGTTGCCCCGATCAAGGGCCAGTACTTCGAGAACATTTCACCCGTCAATGGCAAGGCTTTCTGCGAGGTAGCCCGGGGTACCGCCGAGGACATCGAACTGGCCCTCGACGCCGCCCACAAAGCCGCCCCCGCGTGGGGCAAGACGTCGGTGGCAGAACGAGCGGCGATTCTCAACCGGGTCGCGGACCGGATCGAAGAAAATCTGGAAATGCTGGCGGTCGCCGAGACCTGGGACAACGGAAAACCCATCAGAGAGGTCCTTGCGGCGGATCTGCCCCTCGCCGCCGACCATTTCCGCTACTTTGCCAGCGCCGTCCGCGCCCAGGAGGGACGCCTGTCCCAGCTGGATGAGGACATGACCGCCTATCACTACCACGAGCCCCTCGGCGTGGTGGGCCAGATCATCCCCTGGAACTTCCCGATCCTGATGGCCACCTGGAAGCTGGCGCCTGCGCTCGCAGCAGGCAACGCCGTCGTCCTCAAGCCGGCGGAGCAGACTCCCACCTCGATCCTGGTCCTGATGGAGCTCCTCAGCGACATCCTCCCGCCGGGCGTGCTGAATGTGGTGAACGGGTTTGGTGTGGAGGCAGGTAAGCCGCTGGCATCCTCGAAGCGGATCCGGAAGATCGCCTTCACTGGTGAAACCACCACCGGACGGTTGATCAGCCAGTACGCGAGCCAGAACCTCATCCCCGTCACCCTTGAGCTTGGCGGGAAGAGCCCCAACATCTTCTTCGGCGATGTCGCGGACAAGAATGATGCGTTCTACGACAAGGCGCTGGAGGGCTTCGCGCTGTTCGCGTTCAACCAGGGCGAGGTGTGCACCTGCCCGTCGCGAGCGCTGGTGCAGGACTCCATGTACGACTCCTTCATGGCGGACGCGGTCGCCCGGACCGAGAAGATGATCCAGGGCAACCCATTGGACACCGACACCCAGGTGGGTGCGCAGGCGTCCAACGACCAGTTGGAGAAGATTCTCTCCTACTTCGACATCGGCAGGCAGGAAGGGGCGAAGATCCTCATTGGCGGCGAGCGGATCACGCTCGACGGCGACCTCTCCGAGGGCTTCTACGTCAAGCCCACGATCTTTGAGGGAACCAACTCCATGCGGGTGTTCCAGGAGGAGATCTTCGGCCCCGTGGTGTCCGTGACCCGGTTCAGTGACTACGACGAAGCGCTACAGATCGCTAACGACACCCTCTATGGGCTGGGCGCCGGCGTCTGGTCCCGCAACGGCAATGTGGCCTACCGAGCAGGCCGGGAAATCCAGGCCGGCCGGGTCTGGGTGAACAACTATCACGCCTACCCGGCGGGTGCGGCGTTCGGCGGCTACAAATCATCGGGCATCGGTCGCGAGAACCACACGATGATGCTGGACCACTACCAGCAGACCAAGAACCTGTTGGTCAGCTACAGCGAAGACAGGCTGGGTTTCTTTTAA
- a CDS encoding APC family permease, which yields MSTTQDSSTGLSKKGLSSGSVGLLGAVVIGVSCIAPAYTLTAALGPTVAEVGVQLPAIFLVGFIPMLLVALGYRELNNAMPDAGTSFTWATRAFGPWIGWMGGWGLIAATVIVLSNLAAVAVDFFYLMLAQLTGNESLADLTLNLPLNIATTLAFVALACWVSYRGMETTKAVQYVLVGFQLLVLGWFAIAAFAHVAGGTAFDATAISPEWFNPFAVESFSAFAAGVSLSIFVYWGWDVTLTMNEETKDPERTPGRAATLTVLVIVVIYLTVALATLSYAGIGDGEFGAGNVDNQGSIFAVLAGPVMGPFAILMSLTVLSSSAASLQSTFVSPARTLLAMGHYRALPASYGKISPTYKSPSYATIAAAVAASGFYVVTRIVSENALYDTITALGMMICFYYGITAMACVWYFRTIAFNNARSFLLKFLAPLLGGVILLVMFVKTATDSMDPDYGSGSSIAGIGLVFILGTGVILLGAVLMVVMYRVNPAFFKGDTLRKGSAPADV from the coding sequence GTGAGCACTACACAGGATTCGTCCACCGGGCTGAGCAAAAAGGGCCTGAGCTCCGGGTCGGTCGGGCTGCTGGGCGCCGTCGTCATCGGAGTCTCCTGCATCGCCCCCGCCTACACGCTGACCGCGGCGCTCGGCCCCACCGTCGCCGAGGTGGGGGTGCAGCTTCCAGCGATCTTCCTCGTCGGATTCATCCCGATGCTGCTGGTGGCCCTCGGCTACCGGGAGCTGAACAATGCGATGCCCGACGCCGGTACCTCCTTCACCTGGGCGACGCGGGCGTTCGGCCCGTGGATCGGCTGGATGGGTGGGTGGGGGTTGATCGCCGCCACGGTGATCGTGCTGTCCAATCTGGCGGCCGTCGCCGTCGACTTCTTCTATCTCATGCTCGCCCAGCTGACCGGGAACGAGTCGCTGGCCGACCTCACCCTGAACCTGCCGCTGAACATCGCCACCACACTGGCCTTTGTCGCGCTCGCCTGCTGGGTGTCCTACCGCGGGATGGAAACAACCAAGGCGGTGCAGTACGTACTGGTCGGTTTCCAGCTGCTGGTCTTGGGCTGGTTCGCTATCGCCGCCTTTGCGCACGTCGCAGGCGGCACTGCTTTCGATGCGACCGCCATCAGCCCTGAATGGTTCAATCCGTTTGCCGTCGAATCCTTCTCGGCCTTCGCCGCCGGGGTGTCCCTGTCGATCTTTGTCTACTGGGGCTGGGACGTCACCCTCACCATGAACGAGGAAACGAAGGACCCGGAGCGGACACCCGGCCGGGCCGCCACTCTGACCGTGCTGGTCATCGTGGTGATCTACCTGACGGTAGCCCTCGCGACCCTGTCCTATGCAGGGATTGGCGACGGCGAATTCGGTGCCGGCAACGTCGACAACCAGGGGAGTATCTTCGCCGTGCTGGCTGGACCGGTGATGGGCCCGTTCGCCATTCTGATGTCCCTGACTGTGTTGAGCAGTTCAGCAGCGTCCCTGCAGTCGACCTTCGTTTCACCGGCCCGCACCCTGCTCGCGATGGGCCACTACCGGGCCCTGCCGGCAAGCTACGGGAAGATCAGCCCCACCTACAAGTCCCCGAGCTACGCGACCATCGCTGCGGCGGTCGCCGCATCCGGGTTCTACGTGGTCACCCGCATTGTCTCGGAGAACGCTCTGTATGACACCATCACCGCGCTCGGCATGATGATCTGCTTCTACTACGGGATCACCGCCATGGCCTGCGTCTGGTACTTCAGGACTATCGCATTCAATAACGCCCGCAGCTTCCTGCTGAAGTTCCTCGCACCGCTGCTCGGCGGCGTGATCCTGCTGGTGATGTTCGTGAAGACGGCCACCGACTCGATGGACCCCGACTACGGGTCCGGTTCGTCGATTGCTGGAATTGGACTGGTGTTCATCCTGGGTACCGGAGTGATCCTCCTCGGGGCGGTGCTCATGGTGGTGATGTACCGGGTCAACCCAGCGTTCTTCAAGGGCGACACCCTGCGGAAGGGAAGCGCCCCGGCCGACGTCTAG
- a CDS encoding GAF domain-containing protein: MTQQQLPIPGGLTSRTLQQYAHRAHERLGSAPPSGVRSLVRDSWLRSLQHLPSPDAARAPLFYTDEELEAYRRGHPLAVVLPIIRKLLVQPSLDSGLLVAVGDADGRLLWVEGDRQLRRRAEEMMFVAGSDWSESVVGTCAPGTALALGRSVQIAGAEHFSPQVHPWSCTAVPVHDPDTGIVLGVVDITGTDDAVAVHTLSLIEATVAAAEAHLSLHRLRASQPARKRAAAKTHSVYRDGLQILGRDHGVIQLGRRSVELSARHAELVALLALHPGGLSADQLAAMAYPEHVSVTTVRAEMLRLRRVLAHQLPSLVPWSRPYRLPRELTVDASQVLDYLQRGAHRMALNLYRGPVLPRSEAPSIVRLRTEVSFLLREAVLNDGAADAVLQYLQLAEAQDDVQAWTAALKVLPPRSPRRAAVVAHVERLEAELSLR; this comes from the coding sequence ATGACGCAGCAGCAACTGCCGATTCCGGGGGGACTCACGTCGAGAACCCTGCAGCAGTACGCCCACCGTGCACACGAACGGCTCGGTAGCGCTCCTCCTTCCGGTGTGCGCTCGCTCGTCAGGGACTCCTGGCTCCGGTCGCTGCAGCATCTACCCAGCCCCGACGCCGCCCGGGCGCCCCTGTTCTACACGGACGAGGAGCTCGAAGCTTACCGCCGGGGGCACCCCCTCGCGGTGGTCCTGCCCATCATCCGCAAGCTTCTGGTCCAACCCAGTCTCGACAGTGGCCTGCTGGTCGCGGTGGGTGACGCGGACGGGCGGCTGCTCTGGGTGGAGGGAGACCGCCAGCTCCGCCGTCGCGCGGAGGAGATGATGTTCGTCGCCGGCTCGGACTGGTCGGAGTCGGTTGTCGGAACCTGCGCTCCGGGTACCGCACTGGCGCTCGGACGCAGCGTACAGATTGCCGGGGCCGAGCATTTCAGCCCCCAGGTGCATCCGTGGAGCTGCACCGCCGTCCCCGTCCATGATCCTGACACGGGGATCGTGCTGGGCGTGGTGGACATTACCGGTACCGATGACGCGGTGGCAGTCCACACCCTCTCCCTCATCGAAGCAACCGTCGCGGCAGCGGAAGCACATCTCAGCCTGCATCGACTGCGGGCCAGCCAGCCGGCACGGAAGCGGGCCGCGGCGAAAACGCACTCCGTCTACCGGGACGGGCTGCAGATTCTGGGACGTGATCACGGGGTCATCCAGCTGGGCCGACGGTCGGTGGAGCTCAGCGCCCGGCATGCCGAGCTTGTCGCTCTGCTTGCCCTCCACCCCGGCGGTCTGAGCGCCGATCAGCTCGCGGCGATGGCCTATCCCGAGCATGTCTCGGTTACCACCGTGCGGGCCGAGATGCTGCGCCTGCGACGGGTGCTTGCTCACCAGCTACCGTCCCTGGTGCCATGGTCGCGGCCGTACCGCCTGCCGCGCGAGCTGACGGTCGACGCGTCACAGGTGCTTGATTACCTGCAGCGGGGAGCACACCGGATGGCGCTCAACCTGTACCGCGGCCCCGTGCTGCCCCGGTCCGAGGCGCCGTCGATCGTGCGGCTGCGCACCGAGGTCAGCTTCCTGCTCCGCGAGGCGGTACTCAACGACGGGGCTGCCGACGCCGTCCTGCAGTACCTGCAGCTCGCTGAAGCGCAGGACGACGTCCAGGCGTGGACGGCCGCACTGAAGGTGCTGCCTCCACGTTCGCCGCGCCGGGCCGCCGTCGTCGCGCATGTCGAACGGCTGGAAGCCGAGCTGAGCCTGCGCTGA
- a CDS encoding FAD-dependent oxidoreductase, producing the protein MSTSAAGRPLRVAIIGAGPAGVYAADILTKSQEVQGGDFQVSIDLFDQHPAPYGLIRYGVAPDHPRIKGIVNALHKVLDRGDIRFLGNINYGRDLTLSDFRKFYDAVIFSTGAIKDAELAIPGVDLEGSFGGAEFVSWYDGHPDVPRDWPLDAQEIAVIGNGNVALDVARVLSKHADDLLATEIPDNVYAGLKASPVTDVHVFGRRGPAQVKFTPLELRELSHSRDVDIVLYPEDFDFDEASEQQIASNNQTKTMVKTLTNWLVDDEPTGASRRLHLHFLHSPVEITDSPETPGKVANIRFERTALTGEGTVRGTGEFIDYPVQAVYRAIGYFGSELPEVGFDSQRGVIPNEGGRVIDQEGTPVPGIYATGWIKRGPVGLIGHTKGDALETIGFLLEDRLNLPPAQDPSEDAIIDLLTERGIRYTTWEGWLKLDAHELKLGANFVPDGGTNAELVRERVKVVPRDEMIAISRDE; encoded by the coding sequence GTGTCCACCTCAGCTGCGGGGCGACCGCTGCGGGTAGCGATCATCGGTGCCGGTCCGGCAGGCGTGTACGCCGCCGACATCCTGACGAAGTCCCAGGAAGTCCAGGGTGGTGACTTCCAGGTCAGCATCGATCTCTTCGATCAGCACCCTGCCCCCTACGGATTGATCCGCTACGGCGTGGCCCCCGATCACCCGCGTATCAAGGGAATAGTCAACGCCCTGCATAAGGTGCTGGACCGTGGCGACATCCGCTTTCTGGGGAATATTAACTATGGCCGGGACCTCACGCTGTCTGACTTCCGCAAGTTCTACGACGCCGTCATCTTCTCGACCGGTGCGATCAAGGACGCTGAACTGGCCATCCCTGGAGTCGACCTGGAGGGTTCCTTCGGCGGAGCCGAGTTCGTTTCCTGGTATGACGGCCACCCCGATGTGCCGCGTGACTGGCCCCTGGACGCCCAGGAGATTGCCGTCATCGGGAACGGAAACGTTGCCCTTGACGTCGCCCGGGTGCTGTCCAAGCACGCCGATGATCTGCTCGCGACCGAGATCCCTGACAACGTCTACGCCGGATTGAAGGCGTCCCCGGTCACTGACGTGCACGTCTTCGGCCGCCGCGGCCCGGCGCAAGTGAAGTTCACTCCGCTGGAACTGCGTGAACTCTCGCACTCCCGCGACGTGGATATTGTGCTGTACCCGGAGGACTTCGACTTCGATGAAGCCTCCGAACAGCAAATCGCCAGCAACAACCAGACCAAGACGATGGTCAAGACCCTCACCAACTGGCTGGTCGACGACGAACCAACCGGCGCTTCCCGCCGGTTGCACCTTCACTTCCTCCACTCACCCGTCGAGATCACTGACTCCCCGGAAACACCAGGCAAGGTCGCCAACATCCGGTTCGAGCGCACCGCGCTGACCGGCGAGGGGACCGTCCGGGGGACAGGCGAGTTCATCGACTACCCGGTGCAGGCGGTCTACCGTGCCATCGGCTACTTCGGGTCGGAGCTGCCCGAGGTCGGATTCGACAGCCAGCGCGGCGTCATCCCCAACGAGGGAGGCAGGGTCATCGACCAGGAGGGCACCCCGGTCCCCGGCATTTACGCCACGGGCTGGATCAAGCGCGGCCCGGTGGGGCTCATCGGCCATACCAAGGGCGACGCGCTGGAGACCATCGGGTTCCTTCTTGAGGACCGGTTGAACCTTCCCCCGGCCCAGGACCCGTCCGAAGACGCCATCATCGACCTCCTCACCGAACGCGGCATCCGGTACACCACCTGGGAAGGCTGGCTCAAGCTCGACGCCCATGAGCTGAAGCTCGGTGCCAACTTCGTGCCCGACGGCGGCACCAATGCCGAGCTGGTCAGGGAACGTGTGAAGGTGGTTCCCCGCGACGAGATGATCGCCATTTCCCGCGACGAGTAG